Proteins from one Triticum aestivum cultivar Chinese Spring chromosome 7A, IWGSC CS RefSeq v2.1, whole genome shotgun sequence genomic window:
- the LOC123147316 gene encoding UPF0481 protein At3g47200-like: MSSAEHCTQIQDIVVAIEVGSNPTRSEVNVSKDLLANTLASVTSAVPTRCDYSKARPTIYKVPKELKRGDEDEGYEPVAVSIGPFTKSVNSTAQLENYKWCCVRQLLSSHQNHPDSDVPEGLLKSCLENMKRLEPDIRAAYSEDVEGDSDVLAVSMLLDGCFILQRLLKATRVGEKEATSVGSENRSMKRGFPSSFFESSLGSTSSRQENIAQDDDWTQVFGRVRVWQLVATDLLLLENQIPFFVLIKLFELLWSGDGEPQDTLVKGSLRLFRSLCPHMLQRSAANSEIDYRGVHVHHLLHLFYLSVIQDQAPPNNFDQSVSLFVLDLDLPQWMPCAKELMEAGVKFRKGKKEDSFLDIKFNSHKGILKIPPLRFYDFSDKLFRNLIAFEQTYPDTSGDITTYAIFMDCLVNTPEDMLILHLRHIIVNQINVEQDASRFFNTNCAQVVRSSRYNEYLKNLMKDVNDYRGSRLNKWRATLARKYFRNPCVTMSVLAGVLLLNMTMLQTFFTVYPYFYPPK, encoded by the exons ATGTCCTCCGCGGAGCACTGTACTCAGATTCAGGACATTGTAGTTGCCATCGAGGTCGGCTCAAATCCAACACGTTCAG AAGTCAATGTATCCAAAGATTTATTGGCGAACACGTTGGCGAGCGTGACATCCGCAGTTCCTACAAGATGTGACTACAGTAAGGCGAGGCCGACCATTTACAAGGTACCCAAAGAACTTAAAAGGGGTGATGAGGACGAAGGCTATGAGCCGGTCGCTGTTAGCATAGGCCCCTTTACAAAGAGCGTAAACAGCACGGCGCAGCTGGAGAACTACAAATGGTGCTGCGTGCGGCAACTTTTGAGCTCGCACCAAAACCACCCTGACAGTGACGTCCCCGAGGGGCTGCTAAAGAGTTGCCTGGAGAACATGAAGCGTCTGGAGCCAGATATTCGGGCGGCCTACTCTGAAGACGTTGAGGGCGACAGCGATGTCCTGGCAGTCAGCATGCTACTCGATGGCTGTTTCATCCTCCAGCGCTTGCTCAAGGCCACACGCGTCGGGGAAAAGGAAGCAACTTCAGTCGGCTCGGAGAACCGATCAATGAAAAGAGGATTTCCCTCAAGCTTCTTCGAGTCGTCCCTAGGGAGTACAAGCAGTAGGCAGGAGAACATTGCTCAAGACGACGACTGGACGCAGGTTTTTGGCAGGGTCAGGGTGTGGCAATTAGTGGCAACCGACCTACTGCTGCTCGAGAATCAGATCCCTTTCTTTGTGCTGATTAAGCTATTTGAGCTGCTCTGGAGTGGTGACGGTGAGCCCCAAGACACCCTCGTCAAGGGCAGCCTCCGGCTTTTCCGATCTCTATGTCCCCACATGCTGCAACGTTCAGCTGCTAATTCAGAAATTGATTACCGCGGCGTGCACGTGCACCACCTGCTGCACCTCTTCTACCTCTCCGTCATCCAAGACCAGGCACCTCCTAACAACTTCGATCAATCAGTTTCTCTTTTTGTGTTGGATTTGGATCTCCCGCAGTGGATGCCGTGTGCCAAGGAGTTGATGGAAGCTGGGGTAAAGTTCAGAAAGGGAAAGAAGGAGGACAGTTTCCTGGACATCAAGTTCAACAGCCACAAGGGCATCCTGAAGATACCACCCCTGAGGTTCTATGATTTCAGCGACAAGCTGTTCCGGAACCTGATCGCCTTCGAGCAGACCTATCCAGACACCTCGGGTGACATCACCACATATGCTATCTTCATGGACTGCCTCGTCAACACGCCAGAGGACATGCTCATCCTGCACCTGCGTCACATTATTGTCAACCAGATAAACGTCGAGCAGGACGCCAGCCGCTTCTTCAACACCAACTGCGCACAGGTTGTGCGCTCGTCGCGTTACAACGAGTACCTCAAAAATCTGATGAAGGATGTGAATGATTACAGGGGATCCAGGCTGAACAAGTGGCGCGCAACGCTTGCGCGCAAGTACTTCAGAAACCCTTGTGTGACCATGTCGGTGCTGGCTGGCGTGCTCTTGCTCAACATGACTATGCTGCAGACCTTCTTTACAGTCTATCCCTACTTCTACCCTCCAAAGTAA